acttctccccaatacttcttaggccgccctctacctcttctcgtgccctccacaaccagctgctcacacctcctcactggagcatctgggcttctcctcattacatgcccgaaccatctgagccgcacttctcgcatcttgtcatcaatgggagccacgtgcaccttctcccgaatatcatcatttctaatcttgtccatcctggtgtgcccgcacatccacctcaacattctcatttcagctactttcatcttttggatatgtgagatcttaacaggccaacactccgccccatacatcatggccggtctaaccaccgctttatagaacttacctttgagtattgtTGGCACTCTTTTGTCACACAAAACTccggatgctaacctccacttcatccatcctaccccaatacggtgtgtgacatcttcatcaatctcccctCCCCATgtataactgacccaaggtacttgacgcttcctctacttgggataacctgtgattcaagcctcacatccacgcccactTCCCCCGGCTCAGTGCTGAAAATACACTCCAAGTATTCCGTCTTCGTTATACTcagcttgaaacctttagactcaagagtatGTCTCCATACTTCCAGTCTCTCGTTAACACCGGTTCGTGACTCATcgatcagaactatgtcatcggcaaatagcatgcaccatggcacctccccctgTATATGGTTTGTTAACGCATCCATCACCTGGGCGAATAAGAATGGACTGAGcgcagagccttggtgtaaccccatttcaACCAGAAAGtgctcagagtcgcctcctaccgtcctaacccgagtcttagccccatcatacatgtccctAATCGCCATAATATAGGGAATCGGCACACCTtttgcctccaagcatctccatagaacttctctaggaaccttgtcatacgctttctccaagtcaataaacaccatgtgcagatccttctttctctctctgtacagttccaccaacctcctaacaaggtgtatagcttctgtGGTTGAACGACCcgacatgaacccgaactggttgtctgataTAGACACTGTCATCCTCACCCTTGCTTCAACGACCCTCTCCCAtgctttcatggtatgactcagtaatttgatacccctataattattacaactctggatatcacctttgttcttgtacaatgggaccaccgtactccacctccactcgtCTGACATCCgctttactcagacttcaaagctccaaattaactttttaacttggaaTCACTTCCTGCAAGACATAAAACACGTAATAAGTGGAATTCactatcatttaagctcaaacacaCATAAAGTGCATTAATTAGAGTGTAAAACACGGGTTTCTAGTCTACCATCAAGAAGCAACTGGTTTAACTTGTGGCTGCGTGGTATTTATAGGAGTGTGTAACAAATTACATAGACAAATTTTTTAACTTAAAGAAATCCTGTTTAGTCTGTGATGCCACAGAGCCAAGATAGATGATGCTCTTGCTCTGCAGAATCTGAGATCATGTCATACATGGTCAATAAGTTAGCTTGGTCGGGAAACAACTCCAGAGTGTGCACTGATCATTTCTTTAGATGATATGGACATTTCATTTTCCATATTTATTGTAACTAGATCAACGTTCTCTCAGATTGAATCGTCTGAATGAATCTCTCATTAACTTTAAGAATATTCATCCTCTTATGCCCTGTCCCATACTAGCTCTCTTGTTAATATCTAAAATATGAGATGTTTATCTTCAGCCTAAAATGTTAGTAGGATTCGGTTTCCctgttttctttcttcttagctcTTTTCTCTAATTCACTGATTCTTCCATACAGATTACTGAAGGGGAGCGAATTACACTTACTCTGTGGTTCAGCCGTGATGTGTCTCATGATGAAGATTCTAAACTCATCTCATCTCTCTCACGAGCTTTATTGGGTGTTGGGGATAGAAAGTTGCTTTCGTATTTGCCCGTGCCAGGATCCATCAATATGTACTGGTTTCCACCTGATGAAGCTTCAAGTTTCTTGTCCGGATTTGATATTCGCTGCGGCAGATTGCATGTTCTTGGATTTGATATCCATCAATTTCAAAAGACTAGCCATTTATCAGCATCAGATTCATCTTACAACTTTGAGTTACTGTCAGGGCCACTACTTTTAGCACGAGAAAACGAGTTGTTTGAGACCCAATTTCTTAATATAATGCATGCACTTCAGGTACCTCCCTTTAATCTTATCCTCGAAAAGATTATTATGGGGTTTTCAATATTATATCATTGGAGATCATAAATATTCCTAATCTGGTGTGAACTTTATGAAATATCTAGCTGTTTAGTCATTCTTCCTCCTTCTCAATCCAGTAGACAAAGTGAAACATGAAAAAGAGCAAGCACCTTACTGAATTTTGCATCAGTTCTTTGTCCTGATAGGGAAGATTTTTGAAGTTAGAAGTTTCCAAGTTTAAACCGAATGTCACGACCAGAATATCAAATGCCTTCTTTGTCATCTTAGCATACTGATTCACATACTAAAACAGAAGAAAATGAGTGGTCAATCTTTGAAGCATATAGACTTAGTATTCGTTATCAAAAAGCATATATACTAGTCTTTGATGAATTGGTGGGTCTATTTTATATTCAACTTCTTTGTGCGATAGTTGGTGCAGTTCTATCATTGGAAGTTCTCCAGTTTAAAGACAAAAGTCGAAGGATCAACTCCAACTCCAACTCCAACTCCAACTCCAAATGTAATTCCAATTTCCTCGAATCAAAAAACAGAAATAGGTCATCTTAGATCTGCGTTTCTGAAGGATCTTCAACTGGCGGAAGGTTTCTTTGGAAATTCGAGACCCATCAAGGTAATGGATTATGGATTTGACTGGCTTACTTTTTCAGCTGCAGTTCCTGAATGGgaatgttatgtttttaagttaCAGAAGGAACTGCTTCTGCATTTACCTCATTGGAGAACTAATCAGTCCATCTTTTGTGTTCCATTAGGACATGTTGAGGAATGAATCTGATTATACATATTGTTTGGTATAACTTCATTACAGTTTTCATAGAGATATTTTGATTTACATGGCCATGTCCCATGTTGGCTTACTTCTTGTCTTTTGTTCAAATTTATCAAGCATTCTCTGTGTAATCTTCCGGTCAATCTTATAACTGCCACATGTTTAATATGGTTATTTACCCTCAAATATCTTAAACAAAAGGATTACATCTTACTTTATATGAAATAATATCATATCCCTGGGAGACTTGTGTATAGTAGCAAAGGTATTGTATATCTTGTTATACAATACCCCCTctctctcactctctctctctctcccacacacacacacacacatcctTCTTACCTACTGCCCTTTAGATATCAAAACACACAGAGAGAGAGAGCAAACTTATCCTCTTTACCTACTGCCCTTCAGATATCAAATGGAGTGAAAAAGGCAGTTTGTGATAAAGGTCAAGCATTTTTATTGGATGTTAGTCTTCTTCATAGTTGAGCCGTCCATCCAATCATCTGGGGATTTTATGTGTTAGACCGCTGTCACGGATTTTGCAggatatttttttataaaattaaattaaaatgacTTTTCCTTTAGAAAGGTCTATTGGCCGGCTGTTAATCATTTATAAAATGACTTGTTTTTAACATTATTGTACAATACATCTTCG
The Nicotiana sylvestris chromosome 11, ASM39365v2, whole genome shotgun sequence DNA segment above includes these coding regions:
- the LOC104234901 gene encoding uncharacterized protein isoform X1, producing the protein MADSEHPRLILHNFLPLDLCKELEFIHKSCCTVGYRPNVLSTTLSHLIATNSAHFILPIIPIRERLREKAEEYFGCQYELFVEFTGLISWCRGASIGWHSDDNRPYLKQRDFAAVCYLNSYDADFKGGIFHFKDGEPADIVPMAGDVIMYTADDQNIHSVDEITEGERITLTLWFSRDVSHDEDSKLISSLSRALLGVGDRKLLSYLPVPGSINMYWFPPDEASSFLSGFDIRCGRLHVLGFDIHQFQKTSHLSASDSSYNFELLSGPLLLARENELFETQFLNIMHALQLVQFYHWKFSSLKTKVEGSTPTPTPTPTPNVIPISSNQKTEIGHLRSAFLKDLQLAEGFFGNSRPIKVMDYGFDWLTFSAAVPEWECYVFKLQKELLLHLPHWRTNQSIFCVPLGHVEE
- the LOC104234901 gene encoding uncharacterized protein isoform X2 translates to MADSEHPRLILHNFLPLDLCKELEFIHKSCCTVGYRPNVLSTTLSHLIATNSAHFILPIIPIRERLREKAEEYFGCQYELFVEFTGLISWCRGASIGWHSDDNRPYLKQRDFAAVCYLNSYDADFKGGIFHFKDGEPADIVPMAGDVIMYTADDQNIHSVDEITEGERITLTLWFSRDVSHDEDSKLISSLSRALLGVGDRKLLSYLPVPGSINMYWFPPDEASSFLSGFDIRCGRLHVLGFDIHQFQKTSHLSASDSSYNFELLSGPLLLARENELFETQFLNIMHALQLVQFYHWKFSSLKTKVEGSTPTPTPTPTPNVIPISSNQKTEIGHLRSAFLKDLQLAEGFFGNSRPIKKELLLHLPHWRTNQSIFCVPLGHVEE